The Caulobacter sp. FWC26 genome contains a region encoding:
- the phaH gene encoding phasin PhaH translates to MVSLFSFLPEYPVDKVEPETAPRVAVGAASPLWLMFGGAAAAGAAYWWWASRWREAVNLEALMALAPEPVAPVEPETVLEAAAEPVVEAMTETSEVVEAVAETILAPIEAAVAVAAEPVEEIGAADETLASPFEASEATEVSPIALEALVVEPVAEAEVEAETVKAVEVMESVGDDLTRLVGIGPKLAASLAELGVTRFSQIAAWTPDELASIDQLLGLKGRAERDAWIAQAKRFAEPAQA, encoded by the coding sequence ATGGTTTCCCTCTTCAGCTTTCTCCCTGAGTACCCGGTCGACAAGGTCGAGCCCGAAACCGCGCCCCGCGTGGCGGTGGGCGCGGCCTCGCCTCTGTGGTTGATGTTTGGCGGCGCTGCAGCCGCCGGCGCGGCCTATTGGTGGTGGGCCTCGCGCTGGCGCGAGGCGGTGAACCTCGAAGCGCTGATGGCCCTGGCGCCGGAGCCCGTGGCGCCGGTCGAGCCTGAAACGGTTCTGGAGGCGGCGGCCGAACCGGTCGTCGAGGCGATGACGGAGACCTCCGAGGTCGTCGAGGCCGTGGCGGAGACCATTTTGGCTCCGATCGAGGCCGCCGTTGCTGTGGCAGCCGAGCCGGTCGAAGAGATTGGCGCGGCCGACGAAACCCTGGCGTCGCCTTTTGAGGCGTCCGAAGCGACCGAGGTGTCGCCGATCGCGCTCGAGGCGTTGGTCGTTGAACCGGTGGCCGAAGCGGAAGTCGAAGCCGAGACGGTTAAGGCGGTCGAAGTGATGGAGTCGGTCGGTGACGACCTGACCCGTCTGGTCGGGATCGGTCCCAAGCTGGCGGCGTCCTTGGCCGAACTCGGCGTGACGCGCTTCAGCCAGATCGCCGCCTGGACGCCCGACGAATTGGCCTCTATCGACCAACTCCTCGGCCTGAAAGGCCGCGCCGAACGCGACGCCTGGATCGCCCAGGCCAAGCGCTTCGCCGAGCCGGCGCAGGCCTAA
- a CDS encoding NAD(P)/FAD-dependent oxidoreductase — protein MGQHVETLVIGAGPAGLTTAYTLAKAGRGVTVLEMDPTYVGGISRTVDYKGFKFDIGGHRFFSKSKEIVDLWNEILPDDFIDRPRLSRIYYREKFYAYPLKAFEALANLGVWTATKCMASFGWAKLNPIENPTTFHQWVRNQFGEKLFSIFFKTYTEKVWGMSCDEISADWASQRIKGLDLGAAIIDGVKRSLGLRGKAAEGGPKTLIESFRYPRKGPGMMWEACADKVMALGGDVRMGRKVDGLHYDKMAKIWTVAVTCADGRREIYTANEVVSSAPIRELMQSISPTPISVFHAGELMYRDFITVVLIGKPQKELPDNWIYIHDPSVKVGRVQNFRSWSPEMIPDGVSTCLGLEYFCFEGDGLWTTSDEDLITQAKREIGKIGLMEPADVYDACVVRQHKAYPVYDDAYAEHVKMVRLDLKMHFPGLHLVGRNGMHKYNNQDHAMMTGLLTAENIIAGEIIHDVWEVNEDAEYGEAGVSGAREALRSERAVPTKVAA, from the coding sequence ATGGGGCAGCACGTGGAAACCCTGGTGATCGGGGCCGGTCCGGCCGGCCTGACGACCGCCTATACCCTGGCCAAGGCCGGGCGCGGCGTGACCGTGCTGGAGATGGACCCGACCTATGTCGGCGGAATCAGCCGGACCGTCGACTACAAGGGGTTCAAGTTCGACATCGGCGGTCACCGGTTCTTCTCCAAGAGCAAGGAGATCGTCGACCTCTGGAACGAGATCCTGCCCGACGATTTCATCGACCGGCCGCGCCTGTCGCGGATCTATTACCGCGAGAAGTTCTACGCCTATCCGCTGAAGGCTTTCGAGGCCCTGGCCAATCTGGGCGTCTGGACGGCCACCAAGTGCATGGCCTCGTTCGGCTGGGCCAAGCTGAACCCGATCGAGAACCCGACCACCTTCCACCAGTGGGTGCGCAACCAATTCGGCGAGAAGCTGTTTTCGATCTTCTTCAAGACCTACACCGAAAAGGTGTGGGGTATGAGCTGCGACGAGATCTCGGCCGACTGGGCCAGCCAGCGGATCAAGGGCCTGGACCTGGGCGCGGCGATCATCGACGGCGTCAAGCGCTCGCTCGGCCTGCGCGGCAAGGCCGCCGAGGGCGGACCCAAGACCCTGATCGAGAGCTTCCGCTATCCCCGCAAGGGCCCCGGCATGATGTGGGAGGCCTGCGCCGACAAGGTGATGGCCCTCGGCGGCGACGTCCGGATGGGCCGCAAGGTCGACGGCCTGCACTACGACAAGATGGCCAAGATCTGGACCGTCGCGGTGACCTGCGCCGACGGCCGCAGGGAGATCTACACGGCCAACGAGGTGGTCTCGTCTGCGCCGATCCGCGAGCTGATGCAGTCGATCAGCCCCACGCCGATCAGCGTCTTCCATGCCGGCGAGCTGATGTATCGCGACTTCATCACCGTGGTCCTGATCGGCAAGCCGCAGAAAGAGCTGCCCGACAACTGGATCTATATCCATGACCCGTCGGTGAAGGTCGGCCGTGTGCAGAACTTCCGCTCGTGGTCGCCGGAGATGATCCCGGACGGCGTCTCGACGTGCCTGGGCCTGGAATACTTCTGCTTCGAAGGCGACGGTCTCTGGACAACCTCTGACGAGGACCTGATCACCCAGGCCAAGCGCGAGATCGGCAAGATCGGCCTGATGGAGCCCGCCGACGTCTACGACGCCTGCGTCGTGCGCCAGCACAAGGCCTATCCGGTCTATGACGACGCCTATGCCGAGCACGTGAAGATGGTCCGGCTGGACCTGAAGATGCACTTCCCGGGCCTGCACCTCGTGGGCCGCAACGGCATGCACAAGTACAACAACCAGGACCACGCCATGATGACCGGCCTGCTGACGGCCGAGAACATCATCGCCGGCGAGATCATCCACGACGTCTGGGAAGTCAACGAGGACGCCGAGTACGGCGAGGCCGGTGTCTCGGGCGCCCGCGAGGCCCTGCGCAGCGAGCGGGCCGTGCCGACCAAGGTCGCCGCATGA
- a CDS encoding sugar MFS transporter, whose product MTDAAIAKATTKGGGVKLAVVYVTCLFFIWALVTNLLDPLLKTMKTVFTLTPVEASLTGFAFFIAYGIMSLPSAAFLSKLGYARSVMVGLGGIVAGCFIAIAAAKLHVFGVFLVGLFVMASGVTLLQVAANPLIASMGKPEESSFRLNLSQAFNSLGAACGLWFGANFLLKGDIFKKDVVITDAMREQALGFVSNVYLAIGLGLALFILLIFMVRQKITDAAPKTGQLVNPFTALTSKWANLGAIGIFLYVGAEVAISLHLLLFLEQAHILDISSEQAGKLTTFYMVFAMIGRFAGSALLKTIKDYIMLAVVAVGAIALCMVVILTKDMTPSAHAGTVNLLLASAPVTSGLIPAFAALLIGLFNSIMFPTIFTLTLQRSSAPTSATSGLLCMAIVGGAFLPLAFAKIEEMTGSMAMGFAAPLACYVYVLWFALVAKKAPTHEIQEGVAGGH is encoded by the coding sequence ATGACCGACGCCGCGATCGCCAAGGCCACGACCAAGGGCGGGGGTGTCAAACTTGCCGTCGTCTACGTGACCTGCCTCTTCTTCATCTGGGCGCTGGTCACCAATCTGCTCGATCCGCTGCTGAAGACCATGAAGACGGTCTTCACCCTGACGCCGGTTGAGGCCAGCCTGACGGGCTTCGCCTTCTTCATCGCCTATGGGATCATGTCGCTGCCCTCGGCGGCGTTTCTCTCCAAGCTGGGCTACGCCCGCTCGGTGATGGTCGGCCTGGGCGGCATCGTCGCCGGCTGCTTCATCGCCATCGCCGCGGCCAAGCTTCACGTCTTCGGCGTCTTCCTAGTCGGCCTGTTCGTGATGGCTTCGGGCGTCACTCTGCTGCAGGTCGCGGCCAATCCGCTGATCGCCTCGATGGGCAAGCCCGAGGAGTCCTCGTTCCGCCTGAACCTCTCGCAGGCCTTCAACTCGCTGGGCGCGGCCTGCGGCCTGTGGTTCGGCGCGAACTTCCTGCTGAAAGGCGACATCTTCAAGAAGGACGTCGTCATCACCGACGCCATGCGCGAACAGGCGCTGGGCTTCGTCAGCAACGTCTATCTGGCCATTGGTCTGGGCCTGGCGCTGTTCATCCTGCTGATCTTCATGGTCCGCCAGAAGATCACCGACGCCGCCCCCAAGACCGGCCAGCTGGTCAACCCGTTCACGGCCCTGACCTCCAAGTGGGCCAACCTCGGCGCGATCGGCATCTTCCTCTATGTCGGCGCGGAAGTGGCGATCTCGCTGCACCTGCTGCTGTTCCTGGAACAGGCGCACATTCTCGATATCTCGTCCGAGCAGGCTGGCAAGCTGACCACCTTCTACATGGTCTTCGCCATGATCGGGCGGTTCGCGGGCTCGGCCCTGCTGAAGACGATCAAGGATTACATCATGCTGGCCGTCGTCGCCGTTGGCGCGATCGCCCTCTGCATGGTCGTCATCCTGACCAAGGACATGACGCCCAGCGCCCACGCCGGAACCGTGAACCTGCTGCTGGCCTCGGCGCCGGTGACGTCGGGACTGATCCCGGCCTTCGCGGCCCTGCTGATCGGCCTGTTCAACTCGATCATGTTCCCGACCATCTTCACCCTGACGCTGCAGCGTTCGTCGGCGCCGACCTCGGCGACCTCGGGCCTGCTGTGCATGGCCATCGTCGGCGGCGCCTTCCTGCCGCTGGCCTTCGCCAAGATCGAGGAAATGACCGGGTCCATGGCAATGGGCTTCGCCGCGCCGCTGGCCTGCTACGTCTATGTTCTGTGGTTCGCCTTGGTCGCCAAGAAGGCCCCGACCCACGAGATTCAGGAGGGCGTGGCCGGCGGCCACTAG
- a CDS encoding glycoside hydrolase family 3 N-terminal domain-containing protein: MALKTKTGGPAGPSRRGFLSGAAALAGLAVTAPPAFARASGRVEALLAQMTLEEKAGQLSCFADMIRPPIGDMNPLVNIRNAQTLTAEVKAGRIGTLMNGVGAQAGLETQRAAVEGSRLKIPLLFAADVIHGFRTVYPIPLAEAASFDPHLAERTARAAAVEASASGLHWTFAPMVDVARDQRWGRVAEGAGEDVYLGEVMAAARVRGFQGKDLKADDSMLATPKHFAGYGAVMAGLEYNSVELSEASLRETHLPPFQASFAAGALTTMSAFNDINGVPATANRRLLTDVLRGEWGFKGVVISDYTADQELVAHGYAADDRDAARLAILAGIDISMQSGLYIRYLPELVTSGAVPVEVVDQAVRRVLALKEAIGLFDNPYRSLDPEAEAKRTATPAMRALSRESGARSIVLLKNEQNLLPLPKAGKRLALIGPFADDRDNVLGAWGGFFADRRLNVDLATGLRAQLADPASLIVERGCEVETTLAGGFERAVAAAQAADIVLLAVGESQDMTGEAKSRTDIRIPPVQQRLAEAVAATGKPVVVLLRHGRAIALEGVVRDAPAILATWFLGSEMGNAVADVLFGTVNPSGRLPVSFPIDSGQQPFFYNSRTTGRPAPTDANAQEYKARWRSIRNDALYPFGFGLGYAPFVLSDLKLSATKLAWSDTLHVSARVRNAGQVHGDHVIQLYIRDRVASRTRPVRELKGFQRISLAPGAEREVRFELKRENLMFVGDNDYWTAEPGVFDVWVANSATDGLSASFELAPAERA, translated from the coding sequence ATGGCCTTGAAGACGAAGACCGGCGGCCCTGCGGGGCCCAGCCGACGCGGATTCTTGTCTGGCGCGGCCGCGTTGGCGGGTCTGGCGGTGACGGCGCCCCCGGCTTTCGCCCGGGCCTCTGGGCGCGTCGAGGCGCTGCTGGCCCAGATGACGCTTGAGGAGAAGGCTGGCCAGCTTTCGTGCTTCGCCGACATGATCCGTCCGCCGATCGGCGACATGAATCCGCTGGTCAACATCCGTAACGCCCAGACGCTGACGGCCGAGGTCAAGGCGGGGCGGATCGGGACCCTGATGAACGGCGTCGGCGCCCAGGCCGGGCTTGAGACCCAGAGAGCGGCGGTCGAAGGATCGCGTCTGAAGATCCCGCTGCTATTCGCCGCCGACGTCATTCACGGCTTCCGCACCGTCTATCCTATCCCGCTGGCCGAGGCGGCCAGCTTTGATCCGCATCTGGCCGAGCGGACGGCTCGGGCGGCGGCGGTCGAAGCCTCGGCCTCGGGCCTGCACTGGACGTTCGCGCCGATGGTCGACGTGGCGCGCGACCAACGTTGGGGGCGTGTCGCCGAAGGCGCGGGCGAGGACGTCTATCTGGGCGAGGTCATGGCCGCCGCCCGCGTGCGTGGCTTCCAGGGCAAGGATCTCAAGGCCGACGACAGCATGCTGGCCACGCCCAAGCACTTCGCCGGCTATGGCGCGGTGATGGCCGGCTTGGAGTACAATTCTGTGGAGCTCTCCGAGGCCAGCCTTCGCGAGACGCATCTGCCGCCGTTCCAGGCGTCGTTCGCCGCCGGGGCCCTGACGACGATGTCGGCGTTCAACGACATTAACGGCGTCCCGGCGACCGCCAACCGCCGCCTGCTGACCGACGTGCTGCGCGGCGAGTGGGGCTTCAAGGGGGTCGTCATCTCGGACTACACCGCCGACCAGGAACTGGTGGCGCACGGTTACGCGGCCGATGATCGCGACGCCGCCCGGCTGGCCATTCTGGCGGGCATCGATATCAGCATGCAGAGCGGGCTCTACATCCGCTACCTGCCGGAGCTGGTCACGTCGGGTGCGGTCCCCGTCGAGGTCGTGGACCAGGCGGTTCGACGGGTGCTGGCGCTGAAGGAGGCGATCGGCCTCTTCGACAACCCGTATCGGTCCCTCGACCCCGAAGCCGAGGCCAAACGCACCGCCACCCCGGCGATGCGGGCGCTCAGTCGCGAGTCCGGCGCCCGGTCGATCGTGCTGTTGAAGAACGAACAGAACCTGCTGCCGCTCCCCAAGGCGGGAAAGCGCCTCGCGCTGATCGGACCCTTCGCCGACGACCGGGACAACGTTTTGGGCGCCTGGGGCGGCTTCTTTGCCGACCGCCGCCTGAACGTGGATCTTGCTACGGGACTGCGGGCGCAACTGGCCGATCCGGCCAGTCTGATCGTCGAGCGCGGCTGCGAGGTCGAGACCACCCTGGCCGGCGGGTTCGAACGCGCGGTCGCCGCGGCCCAAGCGGCCGACATCGTGCTGCTGGCGGTCGGCGAGAGCCAGGACATGACGGGCGAGGCCAAGTCTAGAACCGACATCCGGATTCCGCCGGTTCAGCAGCGCCTTGCCGAGGCCGTCGCGGCCACCGGCAAACCCGTCGTCGTGCTGTTACGGCACGGGCGCGCTATCGCGCTCGAGGGCGTCGTTCGCGATGCTCCTGCGATCCTGGCGACCTGGTTCCTGGGCAGCGAGATGGGCAATGCGGTGGCGGACGTGCTGTTCGGGACCGTCAATCCCTCGGGACGGCTGCCGGTCAGCTTCCCGATCGACAGCGGTCAGCAGCCCTTCTTCTACAACAGCCGGACCACCGGGCGCCCCGCGCCTACGGATGCGAACGCGCAGGAATACAAGGCGCGCTGGCGTTCCATCCGCAACGACGCGCTCTATCCGTTCGGGTTCGGCCTAGGTTACGCCCCGTTCGTTTTGTCCGACCTGAAACTGAGCGCCACGAAGCTGGCCTGGAGTGACACGTTGCATGTCAGCGCCCGCGTACGGAACGCCGGACAGGTTCACGGGGATCACGTTATCCAGCTCTACATTCGGGACCGGGTCGCCAGCCGGACCCGTCCGGTGCGGGAACTGAAGGGTTTCCAGCGGATCTCGCTGGCGCCGGGCGCCGAGCGCGAAGTGCGCTTCGAGCTCAAGCGCGAGAACCTGATGTTCGTGGGTGACAACGACTACTGGACGGCCGAGCCGGGCGTTTTCGACGTCTGGGTGGCCAATTCAGCGACCGATGGCCTGTCGGCGAGCTTCGAACTGGCGCCAGCCGAACGCGCTTAG
- a CDS encoding GtrA family protein, translating to MIFTLAGPIWRLLPVGLRELILYGMASAAALAVDWGLLVLLTWMGVDYLVASGVGFCAGIGVAYALSIRMVFAHRPIAERWREFTGFLGVGLAGLLLTQGLMMVWVEAFGMAPAAAKGPTACFVFLFNFTVRRALLFRAPRTDIAAS from the coding sequence ATGATTTTCACCCTGGCCGGACCGATCTGGCGCCTCCTGCCGGTGGGCCTGCGCGAGCTGATCCTCTATGGCATGGCCAGCGCTGCGGCGCTGGCGGTCGACTGGGGGCTTCTGGTCCTGTTGACCTGGATGGGCGTCGACTATCTGGTCGCCTCGGGCGTCGGCTTCTGCGCCGGCATCGGCGTCGCCTACGCCCTGTCGATCCGGATGGTCTTCGCCCATCGTCCGATCGCCGAGCGCTGGCGCGAGTTCACCGGCTTTCTCGGCGTGGGCCTCGCCGGCCTGCTGCTGACCCAGGGCCTGATGATGGTCTGGGTCGAGGCGTTCGGCATGGCGCCCGCCGCCGCCAAGGGGCCCACGGCCTGCTTCGTCTTCCTGTTCAACTTCACCGTCCGTCGGGCGCTGCTGTTCCGCGCGCCGCGCACCGACATCGCTGCGTCGTGA
- a CDS encoding dicarboxylate/amino acid:cation symporter produces MAAAQAKSSRFISGFGAQVLIAMVAGLALGLLARNLGPAEGQGGYALAETLHQVGQIFVQLLRVLVPPLVFTAIVASIANIAQMQNAARLVWRTLFWFAVTALIAVVIGIALGLILQPGLHASLDAAAAKAPKTHGSWLDFLTGLVPVNILGLAASTKISDAGAASTSLSFNVLQIVVISLVTGVAALKVGEAGEAFLKFNASALAIVRKVLWWVIRLTPIGTVGLFGNAVAQYGWTTLGQLGAFTGAIYAGLGLVLLVVYPSLLALNGLNPVRFFQGAWPAIQLGFVSRSSVGTLPVTETVTETRLGVPRAYAAFAVPLGATTKMDGCAAIYPAIAAIFVAQFFGVHLAWSDYLLIVFVSVIGSAATAGLTGATVMLTLTLSTLGLPLEGAGLLLAIDPILDMGRTAVNVAGQALVPTLVAKREGILDLDAYNAPDVAADAALHAAE; encoded by the coding sequence ATGGCCGCAGCACAAGCCAAGAGCAGCCGCTTCATCAGCGGCTTCGGAGCACAGGTCCTGATCGCCATGGTCGCGGGCCTGGCCCTGGGGCTTCTGGCCCGTAACCTCGGGCCGGCCGAGGGGCAGGGCGGCTACGCCCTGGCCGAGACCCTGCACCAAGTGGGACAGATCTTCGTCCAGCTGCTGCGGGTTCTAGTCCCGCCGTTGGTCTTCACGGCGATCGTCGCCAGCATCGCCAACATCGCCCAGATGCAGAACGCCGCCCGCCTGGTGTGGCGGACGCTGTTCTGGTTCGCGGTCACGGCCCTGATCGCGGTGGTGATCGGGATCGCGCTGGGCCTGATCCTGCAACCCGGCCTGCACGCCAGCCTGGACGCCGCCGCCGCCAAGGCCCCGAAGACGCACGGCTCGTGGCTCGATTTCCTGACCGGCCTCGTGCCAGTGAACATCCTGGGGCTGGCGGCCTCGACCAAGATTTCCGACGCGGGCGCGGCCAGCACCTCGCTGTCGTTCAACGTCCTGCAGATCGTGGTGATCTCGCTCGTCACCGGCGTCGCGGCCCTCAAGGTCGGGGAGGCGGGCGAGGCGTTCCTGAAATTCAACGCCTCGGCCCTGGCCATTGTTCGCAAGGTGCTGTGGTGGGTTATCCGCCTGACGCCGATCGGCACGGTCGGCCTGTTCGGCAACGCCGTCGCCCAGTACGGCTGGACGACCCTGGGGCAGCTGGGCGCCTTCACCGGGGCCATCTACGCCGGACTGGGCCTGGTTTTGCTGGTCGTCTATCCGAGCCTGCTGGCGCTGAACGGGCTGAATCCCGTCCGCTTCTTTCAAGGAGCCTGGCCGGCGATTCAGCTGGGCTTCGTGTCGCGCTCGTCTGTGGGCACGCTGCCCGTGACCGAGACCGTGACGGAGACGCGTCTGGGCGTGCCGCGCGCCTACGCCGCCTTTGCCGTGCCCCTGGGCGCGACCACCAAGATGGACGGCTGCGCGGCTATCTATCCCGCCATCGCGGCGATCTTCGTCGCGCAGTTCTTCGGCGTGCATCTGGCCTGGTCGGACTATCTGCTGATTGTGTTCGTCTCGGTCATCGGCTCGGCGGCGACCGCGGGCCTGACCGGCGCGACAGTGATGCTGACCCTGACGCTGTCCACCCTGGGGCTGCCGCTGGAAGGGGCGGGGCTCCTGCTGGCGATCGATCCGATCCTCGATATGGGGCGTACGGCGGTGAACGTCGCGGGCCAGGCGCTGGTCCCGACCTTGGTCGCCAAGCGCGAAGGCATCCTGGACCTGGACGCCTACAACGCCCCGGACGTTGCGGCCGACGCAGCGCTGCACGCGGCCGAATAG